A stretch of Caldanaerobius polysaccharolyticus DSM 13641 DNA encodes these proteins:
- a CDS encoding Gfo/Idh/MocA family protein — protein MGDTLNVGLVGYKFMGKAHSFAYKNVSMFFNMPLRPRMKLLCGRDEEGVKAAAERFGWEGYVTSWKELISRDDIDMVDITAPSNAHKDIAIAAAEAGKHVFCEKPLALNLSDAREMLKAVESAGVKHMVGFNYRCAPAVRLAKKLIDGGKLGRIFHFRGFYLQDWIIDPEFPLVWRLQKEVAGSGSLGDLGAHLIDIARYLVGEFDEVMGMNETFVKQRPMVSEMTGLSGRAAKGAPRAHVNVDDATLFLCRFKNGALGIIEATRFATGHKNGMWFEINGSKGSIRFEFERMNELKYYSVDDPEGEQGFKTVQVSEPVHPYMAAWWPAGHVIGYENTFVHEVYEFIKAVSEDKLPEPNFYDGVRCQQVLEAVDVSIEQRQWVKVDDI, from the coding sequence ATGGGCGATACGCTCAATGTGGGCTTGGTAGGTTATAAATTTATGGGTAAAGCCCATAGCTTTGCTTATAAAAACGTGAGCATGTTTTTCAATATGCCGTTAAGGCCTAGAATGAAGCTATTGTGTGGGCGAGATGAGGAGGGAGTCAAGGCGGCCGCCGAGAGGTTTGGCTGGGAAGGATACGTGACGTCATGGAAAGAGCTCATTTCCAGGGATGACATTGACATGGTGGATATAACGGCGCCCAGTAATGCCCATAAGGACATCGCCATAGCGGCAGCGGAGGCTGGCAAGCATGTGTTTTGTGAAAAGCCCTTGGCTTTAAACCTTTCTGATGCGAGAGAAATGCTTAAAGCCGTAGAGAGTGCCGGTGTAAAGCACATGGTGGGGTTTAACTACAGGTGTGCTCCTGCCGTGCGATTGGCTAAAAAGCTCATAGATGGAGGCAAGCTGGGCAGGATATTCCACTTCAGAGGTTTTTACCTGCAGGATTGGATTATAGATCCGGAGTTTCCTCTGGTGTGGAGGCTGCAAAAAGAGGTTGCGGGTTCAGGGTCGCTGGGAGACCTGGGCGCTCACCTTATCGATATAGCCAGGTATCTAGTGGGGGAGTTTGATGAGGTCATGGGCATGAATGAGACCTTTGTAAAGCAACGCCCTATGGTTAGCGAGATGACGGGATTAAGCGGCAGAGCGGCTAAAGGTGCCCCCAGGGCTCATGTCAACGTGGATGATGCCACATTGTTTTTATGCCGGTTTAAGAACGGCGCCTTGGGTATTATAGAAGCTACCCGATTTGCCACAGGCCATAAGAACGGCATGTGGTTTGAGATAAACGGCAGCAAAGGCAGCATTAGGTTTGAATTTGAGCGGATGAATGAGTTAAAGTACTATTCGGTGGACGACCCCGAGGGTGAGCAAGGGTTTAAGACAGTACAGGTCAGCGAACCGGTACATCCTTATATGGCGGCATGGTGGCCAGCAGGCCATGTGATAGGGTATGAAAATACCTTTGTACACGAGGTGTACGAGTTTATAAAAGCGGTATCAGAAGATAAACTGCCAGAACCCAATTTCTACGACGGCGTCAGGTGCCAGCAGGTCCTGGAGGCCGTGGATGTTTCCATAGAGCAACGCCAGTGGGTTAAAGTGGATGATATATAA
- a CDS encoding Gfo/Idh/MocA family protein, translating to MVEKVKVGIIGCGNISGVYFKAGKIFENLEIVACADLIMDRAKAKAQEFGVPKACTVDELLSDPEIQIVINLTIPKAHAEVTMAALNAGKNIYAEKPMAITLEDGKSIINLAKAKGLLVGGAPDTFLGGGIQTCRKLIDDGWIGEPIGATAFMLCHGHESWHPDPEFYYQVGGGPMFDMGPYYLTALVTLMGPVKRVTGCTRITFPERIITSRQKYGKRIQVEVPTHVAGIMEFNSGAIGVILTSFDVWHSQLPRIEIYGSEGTLIVPDPNTFGGPVYIRRKDHGEWKEVPLTHGYSENSRGIGVSDMAYALISGRPHRASGHLTYHVLEIMHGFHIAAQQGKHYMLESTCERPAPLPLGLMYGTLDR from the coding sequence TCATGGATAGGGCTAAGGCAAAAGCCCAGGAATTTGGCGTACCCAAGGCCTGTACGGTGGATGAGCTTTTATCTGATCCAGAAATACAGATAGTGATCAATCTCACTATTCCCAAAGCTCACGCAGAGGTTACTATGGCAGCCCTTAATGCGGGGAAAAATATTTACGCTGAAAAACCCATGGCCATAACTTTAGAGGATGGCAAAAGTATCATTAACCTGGCCAAGGCTAAAGGTCTGCTGGTAGGTGGTGCACCGGATACCTTCTTAGGAGGCGGTATTCAAACATGTAGAAAGCTCATAGATGACGGCTGGATTGGCGAGCCTATTGGTGCTACCGCTTTCATGTTGTGCCACGGCCACGAAAGCTGGCATCCGGATCCCGAATTTTACTATCAGGTAGGGGGAGGACCTATGTTTGACATGGGACCGTACTACCTGACAGCTTTGGTGACTCTGATGGGTCCTGTAAAGAGGGTTACAGGTTGTACCAGGATAACCTTTCCGGAGAGGATTATAACCAGCAGACAAAAATACGGTAAGAGGATTCAAGTGGAGGTTCCTACCCATGTAGCGGGAATAATGGAATTTAATAGCGGAGCCATCGGGGTTATTTTAACCAGCTTTGACGTATGGCATAGCCAGCTGCCGCGCATAGAGATTTACGGTTCTGAAGGCACGTTGATAGTACCAGACCCCAACACCTTTGGTGGTCCTGTATATATAAGGCGAAAAGACCATGGAGAATGGAAAGAGGTACCTTTAACCCACGGCTATTCTGAAAACAGCAGGGGTATTGGAGTGTCGGATATGGCGTACGCACTGATTTCGGGTAGGCCCCATAGGGCCAGTGGGCACTTGACGTATCACGTCCTCGAGATAATGCACGGATTCCACATAGCTGCACAGCAAGGAAAGCACTACATGCTTGAAAGCACCTGTGAGAGACCTGCGCCTTTGCCGTTAGGCCTTATGTATGGTACTCTCGATAGGTAA